Proteins from one Romboutsia sp. CE17 genomic window:
- a CDS encoding PQQ-dependent sugar dehydrogenase gives MKKKFHNFLYKLISTRQFPYEVEIIAQDLNIPWAIDISDEGKIYFTERSGSIKVIENGILNQNPLITFDYPFTSQGEGGLMGLVLDPHYSQNHYMYVMHSYSDNNKIYNRVIRLIEKNNSLSIDKILLDQIPGNQFHNGGRIKIGPDKKLYIATGDAQNPNLSQDISSLAGKILRLELSGDIPIDNPFPNSPIYSLGHRNPQGLAWNANNILYSSEHGQSAHDEINIIIPGGNYGWPLVQGYEDSSQITVQKPLVHSQGKTWAPSGIAFINQEFSKDKLLVATLRGQELLVISLNDTGTIVMNIEHFLKNEYGRLREVIQGKDGSIYISTSNRDGRGNPNESDDKIIRLVQKQI, from the coding sequence ATGAAGAAGAAATTCCATAATTTTTTATATAAACTAATATCAACAAGACAATTTCCTTATGAAGTAGAAATTATAGCACAAGATTTAAATATTCCTTGGGCAATAGATATAAGCGATGAAGGAAAAATATACTTTACAGAAAGATCTGGCTCAATTAAAGTTATTGAAAATGGTATACTTAACCAAAATCCACTTATCACCTTTGATTATCCATTTACAAGTCAAGGTGAAGGTGGTTTAATGGGGCTTGTTCTAGATCCTCATTATTCTCAAAATCACTATATGTACGTTATGCATTCGTATAGTGATAATAATAAAATATATAATAGAGTCATTAGATTAATTGAAAAAAATAACTCTTTATCAATTGATAAAATTCTTTTAGATCAAATCCCTGGTAACCAATTTCATAATGGAGGAAGAATAAAGATAGGCCCAGATAAAAAATTATATATAGCAACAGGAGATGCACAAAATCCAAACCTATCTCAAGACATATCAAGTTTAGCAGGAAAAATACTAAGGCTAGAACTTAGCGGAGATATTCCTATAGATAATCCATTTCCTAACTCACCTATTTATAGCTTAGGTCATAGAAATCCACAAGGATTAGCATGGAACGCTAATAATATATTATATTCATCTGAGCATGGCCAATCAGCGCATGATGAAATAAATATAATAATTCCAGGAGGTAACTATGGATGGCCTCTTGTTCAAGGCTATGAAGATTCTAGTCAAATTACAGTTCAAAAACCTTTAGTTCACAGTCAAGGAAAAACTTGGGCTCCATCTGGTATTGCATTTATAAATCAAGAATTTTCAAAAGATAAATTACTAGTTGCTACACTTCGCGGGCAAGAACTATTAGTAATATCATTAAATGATACTGGTACAATCGTAATGAATATAGAACATTTTTTGAAAAATGAATATGGACGATTACGTGAAGTGATTCAAGGAAAAGATGGATCTATCTATATTTCAACAAGTAACAGAGATGGTCGTGGAAATCCTAATGAATCTGATGATAAAATTATTCGTCTTGTTCAAAAACAAATATAA
- a CDS encoding potassium/proton antiporter: MTELMIISGLVLIICITSTKVLYKFGVPMLLIFIVLGMLFGSDGIVGIYFDNYELTSILSSLGLVFIMFYGGFGTNWKMAKPVALPSVLMSSLGVIITAGLTGLFCNLVIKTTLLEGLLIGAIVASTDAASVFAVLRAQKLNLKGSLASLLEVESGSNDPIAYMITIIILTMMKSSGDISVSTMFPIIIKQIAFGLIIGVLLAKSTVYILKRSNFEVDGFYTIFVTAIAILSYSLSESLGGNGYLSVYIAGIIIGNNKIPRKKSMFHFFDGVSWIMQIALFFILGLLSFPSKLPYVTGTAVSISLFMILIARPLATFIILSPFKFTVKEKIFISWVGLRGAASVVFAIFAVTYGVNIENDIFHIIFFIALFSVAIQGTLIPKVASLLDLVDDEEEGSVLKTFTDYTGEINTDLLEVSITKDNQWVDKTIMDSNIPEEILIVMIKRDNKILVPKGSTVIRNGDTLVLSGNNIKSLI, from the coding sequence ATGACAGAATTGATGATAATTAGTGGTTTAGTATTAATCATCTGTATAACTTCAACTAAGGTGTTATATAAATTTGGAGTACCGATGCTTCTTATATTTATTGTCTTAGGCATGTTATTTGGATCAGACGGAATAGTTGGAATTTATTTTGATAACTATGAGCTAACTAGTATACTATCTTCGTTAGGATTGGTATTTATTATGTTCTATGGAGGTTTCGGTACAAACTGGAAGATGGCTAAGCCTGTAGCACTTCCATCAGTATTGATGTCTTCCTTAGGTGTTATAATTACGGCAGGTCTTACAGGTTTATTTTGCAACTTAGTAATAAAGACGACACTATTAGAAGGACTTTTAATAGGGGCAATAGTAGCATCTACAGATGCTGCATCAGTATTTGCTGTTTTAAGAGCTCAAAAATTAAATTTAAAAGGCTCATTAGCATCACTTTTAGAAGTTGAAAGTGGAAGTAATGACCCAATTGCATATATGATTACTATTATAATACTTACTATGATGAAAAGTTCTGGAGATATAAGTGTAAGTACAATGTTTCCTATAATAATTAAGCAGATTGCATTTGGATTAATAATAGGAGTTTTGCTTGCAAAAAGTACAGTTTATATACTTAAACGTTCAAACTTTGAAGTAGATGGATTTTATACAATATTTGTAACTGCTATTGCAATACTTTCATATTCACTTAGTGAGTCTTTAGGTGGAAATGGATATTTGAGTGTGTATATAGCAGGAATAATAATTGGAAATAATAAAATACCTAGAAAGAAAAGTATGTTCCATTTCTTTGATGGAGTTTCTTGGATTATGCAAATAGCATTATTCTTTATATTAGGTCTGTTATCTTTCCCATCAAAACTGCCTTATGTTACAGGAACGGCAGTATCTATATCTTTATTTATGATATTAATTGCAAGACCGTTAGCTACATTCATAATACTTAGCCCATTTAAATTTACAGTTAAAGAAAAAATATTTATATCTTGGGTTGGACTTAGAGGAGCAGCCTCAGTTGTTTTTGCAATATTTGCAGTAACATATGGAGTCAATATAGAGAATGATATATTCCATATAATATTCTTTATAGCTTTATTTTCTGTTGCAATACAAGGGACGCTTATACCAAAGGTAGCTAGCTTATTAGATTTAGTTGATGATGAAGAGGAAGGTTCAGTATTAAAAACATTTACAGATTACACAGGTGAAATAAATACCGATTTATTAGAGGTTAGTATAACAAAAGATAACCAATGGGTAGATAAAACAATTATGGATTCAAATATACCAGAAGAAATACTTATTGTTATGATAAAACGAGATAATAAAATACTAGTTCCTAAAGGTTCTACTGTAATAAGAAATGGAGATACACTAGTTTTAAGTGGCAATAATATAAAAAGTTTAATATAA
- a CDS encoding DUF421 domain-containing protein, producing the protein MHFLHSQETLSIMDWILRAIIAFFFLLIITKLLGQRSISQLRVIDFAITLVVGNIIAHPLSDEKLGLEGSIITTITLVVLYLCGVFIIFKFPSIRRLINSPPITVIQNGEILYDGLKKSKISIDVLLEELREEKVDDVKKVALAAWEPNGKLSVFLDPKYEPITPSMLNIETKSFYLPKTIIKEGKIDFNELKSFNKNENWVISELDNLYQTNVKNVLLATLDDKDNLKVFLYK; encoded by the coding sequence ATGCATTTTTTACATAGTCAAGAAACACTCAGTATCATGGATTGGATACTTCGTGCTATTATTGCTTTTTTCTTTTTACTAATAATTACAAAGCTATTGGGGCAACGTTCTATTTCTCAATTAAGAGTTATTGATTTTGCTATTACACTAGTAGTTGGCAATATTATTGCACATCCATTATCTGATGAGAAACTTGGATTAGAAGGCTCCATTATCACAACAATTACATTAGTTGTCTTATATCTTTGTGGTGTATTTATAATTTTTAAATTTCCATCTATTAGAAGACTTATTAATAGTCCACCAATTACAGTTATTCAAAATGGAGAAATCCTTTATGATGGATTAAAGAAATCTAAAATATCAATTGATGTGTTATTAGAAGAATTGCGTGAGGAAAAAGTAGATGATGTTAAAAAGGTAGCATTAGCAGCTTGGGAACCTAATGGCAAACTTTCTGTTTTTTTAGATCCTAAATATGAACCAATTACTCCTTCAATGTTAAATATAGAAACAAAATCTTTTTATCTTCCAAAAACAATTATTAAAGAAGGTAAAATTGATTTTAATGAACTAAAGTCATTTAATAAAAATGAAAACTGGGTTATTTCAGAATTAGATAATTTATATCAAACTAATGTGAAAAATGTTTTACTAGCTACTCTTGATGATAAAGATAACTTAAAAGTTTTTTTATATAAATAA
- a CDS encoding DUF2935 domain-containing protein — translation MINNQRYVILSLELHLFFSRIMKEHAFFLEAGFTPKDSKLANEAEHYKNEFEKLLAYAVSASDGKIRSNVLNSGEIITDFTLGTESKSQAFTGIQINQEITKIESRLNSGTNPNISSNLINYVNQLNMNAKTLLSGFIKFKKRILDGVLSCNLFTLNYPLLIEHIIREAELYFSLINDLQNKVDIDSKDTRQTELFWDQIMMEHALFIRGLLDPSEEDLIDTADEFADEFKDLIEDAKNMTNMTINSVTNETLNQTVQLKNFKQAGTEGISSCKIRSIILPLLADHVLREANHYIRLLETYKEM, via the coding sequence ATGATAAACAATCAAAGATATGTTATTTTATCACTTGAATTGCATTTATTTTTTTCTAGGATAATGAAAGAACACGCTTTTTTTTTAGAAGCTGGATTCACACCTAAGGATTCAAAACTTGCTAATGAAGCAGAGCATTATAAAAATGAATTTGAAAAATTATTAGCATATGCAGTGAGTGCTAGCGATGGAAAAATAAGATCAAATGTTTTAAATTCTGGAGAAATTATAACTGATTTTACATTAGGAACAGAATCAAAGAGCCAAGCATTTACAGGTATACAGATAAACCAAGAGATAACTAAGATAGAATCGAGATTAAATAGTGGAACAAATCCTAATATTAGCTCTAATTTAATAAATTATGTAAATCAACTTAATATGAATGCAAAGACACTTCTTAGTGGATTTATTAAGTTTAAGAAGAGAATATTAGATGGTGTTTTATCATGTAATTTATTTACACTCAACTACCCGTTACTTATTGAACATATAATTCGTGAAGCAGAGTTATATTTTTCATTAATAAATGATCTTCAGAATAAAGTTGATATTGACTCTAAGGATACTAGACAAACTGAATTATTCTGGGATCAAATTATGATGGAGCATGCGCTATTTATAAGAGGGTTATTAGACCCTTCAGAGGAGGATTTGATTGATACTGCAGATGAATTTGCAGATGAATTTAAAGATTTAATTGAAGATGCTAAGAATATGACAAATATGACTATAAATAGCGTTACAAATGAAACTTTAAATCAAACTGTCCAGCTTAAGAATTTTAAACAAGCAGGAACAGAAGGCATTTCTAGTTGTAAAATTAGATCTATAATACTGCCTCTTCTTGCAGATCATGTATTAAGAGAAGCTAATCATTATATTAGATTATTAGAAACTTATAAAGAGATGTAA
- a CDS encoding YmaF family protein, which translates to MSCQNYKCQKNYNNYNNYNEYNGYKCINSCGCTEGMTHVHEYESSVKLAEEGCDRHNHRAAGVTGEVIPINNGTNHVHKINDRIDFLDHFHRICVTTGPAIMIPGTKKHVHLVCGNTTFVDEHCHQFLFTTQINAPLV; encoded by the coding sequence ATGAGTTGTCAAAATTATAAATGTCAAAAAAATTATAATAATTATAATAATTATAATGAATATAATGGATATAAATGTATTAATTCTTGTGGATGTACAGAGGGAATGACACATGTTCATGAATATGAAAGTAGTGTCAAATTAGCTGAAGAAGGATGCGATAGACATAATCATCGTGCTGCAGGAGTTACAGGTGAAGTTATACCAATAAATAATGGAACAAACCATGTTCATAAAATAAATGATAGAATAGACTTCTTAGATCATTTCCATAGAATATGTGTTACAACTGGCCCAGCAATTATGATACCAGGTACTAAGAAACATGTTCATTTAGTATGTGGAAATACTACTTTTGTTGATGAACACTGCCATCAATTCCTTTTCACTACTCAAATTAATGCTCCATTAGTATAA
- a CDS encoding HutP family protein yields MKEKSSVDVAKASVRMAISSRTEEERLIEELKKENVLAVAVDIGGNLNSSIPKIIERALVASKRTGIIKDCHVHDGAIAGATREAIMQVSEKANGLNVGGKIGVARYKEHISVCIFLSIGLLHLNEVVIGLGHRSIADL; encoded by the coding sequence ATGAAAGAAAAAAGTAGTGTAGATGTGGCGAAAGCTTCTGTTAGAATGGCTATATCTTCAAGAACGGAAGAAGAGAGACTTATAGAAGAATTAAAAAAAGAGAATGTTTTAGCCGTAGCAGTAGATATTGGTGGAAATTTAAATTCATCTATTCCAAAAATAATAGAAAGGGCATTAGTTGCATCTAAAAGAACTGGAATAATTAAAGATTGTCATGTTCATGATGGTGCAATTGCAGGAGCTACTAGAGAAGCTATAATGCAAGTTTCAGAAAAGGCCAATGGACTAAATGTAGGTGGAAAAATTGGAGTTGCAAGATACAAAGAGCATATAAGTGTATGTATTTTTCTTAGTATAGGATTACTTCATTTAAACGAGGTAGTAATTGGACTTGGACATAGATCTATAGCAGATTTATAA
- a CDS encoding ABC transporter substrate-binding protein → MVARKLFLLSSILLSMSLFSACSNEKGSSVSQDNSVNIGISQISSHPALDLAREGFIEALNSKGFKDGENLNIEIKNAEGDIATSQMISSSFISNSKDLIFAIGTPAAQSAFNSTQDIPIIVTAVTDAVESGLVKSKDKSGTNVAGTSDAVPIDKQLKLIQEVVKDVKTIGVLYNTSEVNSEIQINNLKELSKKNGIKIIAKGVTSVNDISQGLDSILDNIDVLYTPADNMIASSMALIASKAVDKKIPVIGAEEAHVEGGALITEGINYKKLGFEAGLMAVEVLEGKDIKELSIKTLEDTELVINEDTQKNLSINIDEDIMKRAKVIKGGE, encoded by the coding sequence ATGGTAGCAAGAAAATTATTTTTATTAAGTTCAATTCTATTAAGCATGTCTTTATTTTCAGCATGTTCAAATGAAAAGGGAAGTTCTGTATCACAAGATAATTCGGTGAATATAGGTATATCTCAAATATCGTCTCACCCAGCTCTAGATTTAGCTAGAGAAGGATTTATAGAAGCTTTAAATTCTAAAGGATTTAAAGATGGAGAGAATCTTAATATAGAGATAAAAAATGCAGAGGGAGATATTGCCACATCACAGATGATATCAAGTAGCTTTATATCAAATAGCAAGGATTTAATATTTGCTATTGGGACTCCCGCAGCACAGTCAGCGTTTAATAGCACTCAAGATATTCCAATTATAGTAACAGCAGTAACAGATGCTGTAGAATCAGGTCTTGTGAAATCAAAGGATAAGTCAGGTACAAATGTTGCAGGAACTAGTGACGCAGTACCTATAGATAAACAATTAAAACTTATACAAGAAGTAGTTAAGGATGTAAAAACAATAGGTGTTTTATACAATACCAGTGAGGTAAATTCTGAAATTCAAATAAATAATTTAAAAGAATTATCTAAGAAGAATGGCATAAAAATAATTGCAAAGGGTGTAACTAGTGTAAATGATATAAGTCAAGGATTAGATTCAATATTAGATAATATTGATGTTTTATACACACCAGCAGATAATATGATAGCTTCTTCAATGGCGTTAATAGCATCTAAAGCAGTGGATAAAAAAATACCAGTAATTGGGGCAGAAGAAGCTCATGTTGAAGGTGGGGCTTTGATTACAGAAGGTATTAATTACAAAAAACTAGGTTTTGAAGCAGGGCTTATGGCAGTTGAAGTTTTAGAAGGAAAAGATATAAAAGAGCTATCTATAAAAACTTTAGAAGATACAGAACTTGTTATAAATGAAGATACACAAAAAAATCTTTCTATAAATATTGACGAAGATATAATGAAAAGAGCTAAAGTTATAAAAGGTGGTGAGTAA
- a CDS encoding ABC transporter permease: MDFFVSTLEQGLIFAIGALGVYITYTILDFPDLSVDGTFSLGAAITAAFILKDNSPILSLGLAFIAGAIGGLTTGILHVKLKITNLLSGILVMIGLYSINLRVMGKANLPMINKLNIFSSNISILVILVLIVLIIKLLIDILFKTKFGFILRATGDNETLVTSIGVNKGTIKIIGLMLSNGLVALSGAIMAQYQRFSDISMGNGFIVVALASIILGQSVFKKSKLLKGTTVVIIGAFLYKLSVGIALNLGFPPTDLKLITSLIVVIAIVINNNNVVDRFKNSLKERGNLNA, encoded by the coding sequence ATGGATTTCTTTGTAAGTACTTTAGAACAAGGGCTTATTTTTGCTATAGGAGCATTAGGGGTATACATCACCTACACAATATTAGATTTTCCAGATTTATCTGTAGATGGAACATTTAGTCTAGGAGCTGCAATAACTGCGGCATTTATATTAAAGGATAATAGCCCTATCTTATCATTAGGATTAGCATTTATAGCTGGAGCTATAGGTGGATTAACTACGGGAATACTTCATGTAAAACTCAAAATAACTAATCTTTTATCAGGTATTTTAGTTATGATAGGATTATACTCTATAAATTTAAGGGTAATGGGAAAAGCAAATCTACCTATGATTAATAAGTTAAATATATTCTCTAGCAATATATCAATATTAGTAATTTTAGTACTAATAGTTTTAATCATTAAATTATTAATAGATATTTTATTTAAAACTAAGTTTGGATTTATACTAAGAGCTACAGGTGATAATGAAACATTAGTTACTTCTATTGGAGTAAACAAAGGGACAATAAAAATAATTGGACTTATGCTATCTAATGGACTTGTAGCCTTAAGTGGAGCTATAATGGCACAATATCAAAGATTTTCAGATATATCTATGGGAAATGGATTTATAGTAGTAGCTTTAGCTTCTATTATACTTGGGCAATCTGTATTTAAGAAAAGTAAGTTGCTAAAAGGAACGACAGTGGTTATAATAGGTGCATTTTTATACAAATTAAGTGTAGGTATTGCCTTGAATTTAGGTTTCCCGCCAACAGATTTAAAATTAATAACATCGTTAATAGTTGTTATTGCCATAGTTATTAATAATAATAATGTTGTGGATAGATTTAAGAATTCATTAAAAGAGAGGGGAAATTTAAATGCTTAA
- a CDS encoding ABC transporter ATP-binding protein — translation MLNIKSINKGFNKGTVNETNIFNNFNLDINKGDFVTIVGSNGAGKSTLLNLISGSLELDSGNILLEGKDITNLKEHRKSKFISRVFQDPTKGTSPSMTILENLSLADNKGSRFGLSLGVNKKRIEEFKNHLSILNLGLEDKINTKVGMLSGGQRQALSLLMATLNTPKILLLDEHTAALDPKTSETIINLTNNIVREKNITTIMITHNLSHAIEFGNRLIMMHCGEAILDIGEIEKYNLTKNDLIEEFNKITFKEELSDRVIFA, via the coding sequence ATGCTTAATATAAAATCGATAAATAAAGGTTTTAATAAGGGAACGGTAAATGAAACTAATATTTTTAATAACTTTAATTTAGATATAAATAAAGGCGATTTTGTAACTATTGTTGGAAGTAATGGAGCAGGAAAATCTACTCTTTTAAACTTAATATCTGGTTCCTTAGAGCTAGATTCAGGTAATATCCTTTTAGAAGGAAAAGATATAACTAATTTAAAAGAACATAGAAAGTCAAAATTTATAAGTAGGGTTTTTCAAGATCCAACTAAAGGAACATCACCATCTATGACTATTTTAGAAAACTTATCTTTGGCAGATAATAAGGGAAGTAGATTCGGACTTTCTTTAGGAGTTAACAAAAAAAGGATAGAAGAATTTAAAAATCATCTTTCTATATTGAATTTAGGTCTTGAAGATAAGATTAATACAAAAGTAGGAATGTTATCTGGAGGACAAAGGCAAGCTCTTTCTTTATTAATGGCTACTTTAAATACGCCAAAGATTTTGCTTTTAGATGAGCATACGGCAGCTTTAGATCCAAAAACATCAGAAACTATTATAAACCTTACAAATAATATAGTTAGAGAAAAAAATATTACAACAATTATGATAACTCATAATCTAAGTCATGCTATAGAATTTGGAAATAGGCTAATTATGATGCACTGTGGAGAAGCCATTCTTGATATAGGAGAAATAGAAAAGTACAATTTAACTAAAAATGACCTTATAGAAGAATTTAATAAAATTACCTTTAAAGAAGAACTTTCAGACAGAGTTATATTTGCTTAA
- the gltS gene encoding sodium/glutamate symporter: protein MFEYSSELGMMTLNLDIIQSISFTTVMLLIGSFIKNKIHILNKYCIPAPVIGGFSFAIISFILRQTGVITVVFDTTLQNILMTAFFTTVGFTASLQVLKKGGTQVIKFLAVAIILILAQDILGVLSAKAIGVNPLLGLIAGSISMTGGHGSSGAFGPLIEANGLEGALSIAMACATFGLVSGSIIGGPLANRLIKKYKLKSEEIEIKEELVLTNEYGEVACSEISMGELSESKLTSSAMQIIIAMGLGTIISNLFSDLGITMPGYIGAMIVAAIMRNLSDSKGIWKVSSRELESLGSICLSLFLSMAMCSLKLWELIDLAIPILILLTLQTLLMILFAYFVTFRVMGKDYTAAVLAAGHCGFGLGATPNGIANMESVTAKYGPSPSVFFILPLVGALFIDFLNSAIITTFMNLL from the coding sequence ATGTTTGAATATTCAAGCGAGTTAGGAATGATGACACTAAATTTAGATATCATTCAAAGTATTTCATTTACTACTGTTATGCTTTTAATAGGATCTTTTATAAAGAATAAAATTCATATTTTAAATAAGTACTGTATACCAGCACCAGTTATAGGAGGATTTTCTTTTGCAATAATATCATTTATATTAAGGCAAACAGGAGTGATTACTGTAGTATTTGATACAACTTTACAAAATATATTAATGACAGCCTTCTTTACAACTGTTGGATTTACTGCTAGTCTACAAGTTTTAAAGAAAGGTGGAACACAAGTAATTAAGTTCTTAGCTGTAGCCATAATATTGATATTAGCTCAAGATATATTAGGGGTTTTATCCGCTAAGGCAATAGGCGTAAACCCACTATTAGGATTGATTGCAGGGTCTATTTCTATGACAGGTGGGCATGGATCTTCTGGTGCATTTGGTCCCCTTATAGAAGCAAACGGACTTGAAGGAGCTCTTAGTATAGCTATGGCTTGCGCTACATTTGGATTAGTATCTGGAAGTATAATAGGTGGTCCTCTTGCAAATAGATTAATCAAAAAATATAAACTTAAATCTGAGGAAATAGAAATAAAAGAAGAATTAGTATTAACAAACGAATATGGTGAAGTTGCATGTAGTGAAATATCTATGGGAGAACTTTCAGAAAGTAAATTAACAAGCTCAGCTATGCAAATAATAATAGCTATGGGACTTGGAACTATAATATCGAACTTATTTTCAGATTTAGGTATAACAATGCCAGGTTATATAGGTGCTATGATAGTAGCTGCCATTATGAGGAATCTTTCAGATTCAAAAGGAATATGGAAAGTATCAAGCAGAGAATTAGAAAGCCTAGGTTCAATATGTTTATCATTATTTTTATCAATGGCTATGTGTAGCTTAAAATTATGGGAACTTATAGACTTAGCTATACCTATATTAATACTACTAACTTTACAAACATTATTAATGATACTATTTGCTTACTTTGTTACATTCAGAGTTATGGGAAAAGATTATACAGCAGCAGTACTTGCAGCAGGTCACTGTGGATTTGGTCTGGGAGCTACTCCAAATGGAATAGCAAATATGGAATCTGTAACGGCTAAATATGGTCCATCACCTAGTGTATTTTTCATATTACCACTAGTTGGAGCGTTATTTATAGATTTTTTAAATTCAGCAATTATAACGACCTTTATGAACCTATTATAA
- a CDS encoding aminotransferase class I/II-fold pyridoxal phosphate-dependent enzyme, protein MSFISNKYKNIKMNAMMSATDTVNCGNNIIDLSVGDHDIFTDKRVIDAAVKNKIIGHTLYTHPLGDSKFRDVIIKSIKEDYNCDLNINNIIVTIGAGHALYLALKEIVNEGDEIIVIAPYYPAYIDQISSADGNIVVVKTTEENNFIPTIDEIKEKITSKTKAIIINSPNNPTGAIYPKTLLEGIYKLSIEKDFMILSDEVYTAFTYNDNKFVSMLEIDKNLTNTVVLKTMSKDYAMTGWRIGYMIASEEMVNVAQYINDGITYSAPTICQEGSIEAIKLRKEITTNIRNIYDERIRYAYDRVSKIDNISLKYPQGGIYLFFNIEKTELDCEEFSKILLENGVLVLPGNIFGDDYKYYIRLTCNKDIKILEEAFERIEEICNKQYI, encoded by the coding sequence ATGAGTTTTATATCAAACAAATATAAAAATATAAAGATGAATGCAATGATGAGTGCAACTGATACTGTAAACTGTGGAAATAATATAATAGACTTAAGTGTAGGGGATCATGATATATTTACAGATAAAAGAGTTATAGATGCAGCAGTTAAAAATAAAATAATAGGTCACACTTTATATACTCATCCACTTGGAGATTCTAAGTTTAGAGATGTGATAATAAAATCTATAAAAGAAGATTATAACTGTGACTTGAATATAAATAATATAATAGTGACTATAGGTGCTGGGCATGCTTTATATTTGGCATTAAAAGAAATAGTAAATGAAGGTGATGAAATTATAGTAATAGCACCTTATTATCCAGCATATATAGACCAAATTAGTTCAGCAGATGGAAATATAGTTGTAGTAAAAACTACTGAAGAAAATAATTTTATACCAACAATAGATGAAATAAAAGAGAAAATAACGAGTAAAACTAAGGCGATAATAATAAATTCACCTAATAATCCAACAGGAGCTATTTATCCAAAAACTTTATTAGAAGGTATATATAAATTAAGTATAGAAAAAGATTTTATGATATTGTCAGATGAAGTTTATACAGCATTCACATATAATGATAATAAGTTTGTATCAATGTTAGAAATAGATAAAAATCTTACTAATACAGTTGTACTTAAGACAATGTCTAAAGATTATGCAATGACAGGATGGAGAATTGGATATATGATAGCTAGTGAAGAAATGGTTAATGTAGCACAATATATAAATGATGGAATAACTTATTCAGCTCCTACTATATGTCAAGAAGGCTCAATAGAAGCTATTAAACTAAGAAAAGAAATAACTACTAATATAAGAAATATATATGATGAAAGAATAAGATATGCTTATGATAGAGTTAGTAAAATAGATAACATATCATTAAAATATCCTCAAGGTGGAATATATTTATTTTTTAATATAGAAAAAACTGAATTAGACTGCGAAGAATTTTCTAAAATATTATTAGAAAATGGTGTATTAGTTCTTCCTGGTAATATATTTGGAGATGATTATAAATATTATATAAGATTAACTTGTAATAAGGATATTAAGATATTAGAAGAAGCTTTTGAGAGAATTGAAGAAATTTGTAATAAACAATATATATAA
- a CDS encoding PH domain-containing protein, which yields MAGNIFGKMAADTLGLSDIGKIIAPQDFNKVDGDDYIMHEDGEKIYFVIKSKTDEYVFTNLGLIHVDGESAVSKKRVVKRHEFYSENVHSVTLETAGTVDLDVEIKFSFGSNSFSIDVDKKQIEQLKDLYKALFEIGKMQHKNNKSYENGINSLNMANDAISKSRIEGNVASTLEEITKFNFNWMKDMKEEFSNKDFGEVFEKYINN from the coding sequence ATGGCTGGAAATATATTTGGGAAAATGGCAGCAGATACGTTAGGATTATCTGATATAGGGAAAATTATAGCTCCACAAGACTTTAATAAAGTTGATGGAGATGACTATATAATGCATGAAGATGGAGAGAAAATCTACTTCGTAATAAAATCTAAAACAGATGAATATGTATTTACAAACTTAGGGCTAATTCATGTAGATGGAGAGAGTGCAGTAAGTAAAAAAAGAGTAGTAAAAAGACATGAATTTTATTCTGAAAATGTTCACTCAGTTACATTAGAAACTGCTGGAACCGTAGATTTAGATGTGGAAATAAAATTTAGTTTTGGAAGTAATTCATTTAGTATAGATGTCGATAAGAAACAAATTGAGCAGTTAAAAGATTTATATAAGGCTTTATTTGAAATAGGAAAGATGCAACATAAGAATAATAAGTCTTATGAAAATGGAATTAATAGTTTAAATATGGCTAATGATGCTATAAGTAAAAGTCGAATAGAAGGTAATGTAGCTTCAACTCTTGAAGAGATTACTAAGTTTAATTTCAATTGGATGAAGGATATGAAAGAAGAGTTTAGTAATAAGGATTTTGGAGAAGTATTTGAGAAATATATAAATAATTAA